A single region of the Lotus japonicus ecotype B-129 chromosome 4, LjGifu_v1.2 genome encodes:
- the LOC130713501 gene encoding probable hexosyltransferase MUCI70: protein MCSGMALYRNNGELFTERRGVIDAVLSFLGTSDHGSRVLRRGRRFGRITKHRLSRWVFVLTTLFSICLTLYGLKMFYQAKMESRFSIHYDLQEEHNLQENTLASDVGKPPKSKRRKHFPCEVGFLESVNGLVEPKNYMNFTWFSLEYVDHEEKSSNNLFEPRFGGHQSLEDRENSFYAKNQTIHCGFVKGPPGYSSTGFDLDEKDKAYMFSCKFSVSSCIFGSSDFLRRPTSRLISQYSKENVCFVMFMDDQTLSKLSSEGNSPDDRGYIGLWKVVVVKNLPYEDMRRTGKVPKFLSHRLFPNSRYSIWLDSKMRLTSDPMLIIEYFLWRRKAEYAISNHYDRHSVWEEVLQNKRLNKYNHTAIDEQFNFYQSDGFLEFDPSSPNNPLPSYVPEGSLIVRAHTPMSNLFSCLWFNEVDRFTSRDQLSFAYTYLKLKRMNPERLLQLYMFKDCERRALVKLFRHRAVPV from the exons ATGTGCTCTGGCATGGCTCTCTATAGAAACAATGGTGAGTTGTTCACCGAGAGACGAGGCGTCATTGATGCAGTTCTCAGTTTTCTTGGTACGAGTGATCATGGCTCTAGAGTTTTACGTCGTGGTAGAAGGTTTGGTCGGATTACAAAACACAGACTTTCACGCTGGGTTTTCGTCCTGACGACACTCTTTTCAATTTGTTTAACACTTTATGGCCTGAAAATGTTTTATCAAG CTAAAATGGAATCTAGGTTCTCAATTCATTATGATCTCCAAGAAGAACATAATCTCCAAGAAAATACTCTTGCATCTGATGTTGGAAAGCCACCTAAAAGCAAGCGTCGAAAGC ATTTTCCTTGTGAAGTTGGATTTCTGGAATCAGTCAATGGCCTTGTTGAACCTAAGAATTATATGAACTTCACATGGTTTTCTCTAGAGTATGTTGACCATGAagaaaaatcatcaaataatttatttgaaCCTCGATTTGGAGGGCATCAGAGTCTAGAGGACAGAGAAAATTCGTTTTATGCAAAAAACCAAACAATTCATTGTGGTTTTGTCAAGGGGCCACCTGGATATTCAAGCACTGGGTTTGATTTAGATGAAAAAGATAAGGCATACATGTTCAGCTGTAAGTTTTCAGTCTCTTCTTGCATTTTTGGAAGCTCTGATTTTCTCCGGCGGCCTACAAGTAGACtg ATCAGTCAATATTCAAAGGAAAATGTTTGTTTTGTTATGTTCATGGATGATCAAACACTGTCCAAACTTTCATCCGAAGGAAACAGTCCTGATGATAGAGGATACATTGGCTTGTGGAAAGTAGTTGTTGTAAAGAACTTGCCATATGAGGACATGCGAAGAACTGGCAAGGTGCCAAAATTTTTATCACATCGTCTCTTCCCAAATTCTAG ATATTCAATTTGGCTTGACAGCAAGATGCGACTCACATCTGACCCTATGTTaattattgaatattttttgtGGCGAAGGAAGGCAGAGTATGCCATTTCAAATCATTATGATCGCCACAGTGTCTGGGAGGAGGTACTCCAAAATAAGCGCTTAAATAAGTATAACCATACAGCAATTGATGAACAGTTCAACTTTTACCAGTCTGATGGCTTCCTCGAGTTTGACCCATCAAGCCCAAATAATCCTCTTCCGAGTT ATGTTCCTGAGGGTTCACTTATTGTTAGGGCGCATACACCAATGTCAAATTTATTTTCATGTCTTTGGTTCAATGAAGTTGATCGATTTACATCTCGTGATCAATTAAGCTTTGCTTATACTTATTTGAAACTCAAGAGAATGAATCCAGAGAGGCTATTACAGCTATATATGTTCAAG GATTGTGAACGCAGAGCATTAGTGAAGCTATTCCGTCACAGGGCAGTCCCTGTTTGA